CCGCGTACCTGGTCAAGGCAGGCCTGAAGGTCCAGGTCCTCGAGGCCTACAAGACCCCGGGCGGCATGACCTCGACCACCGATGTCGAGGAGTGCCCCGGCTATAAGGTCAACGACGCCTCGATCCAGCCGTCGCTGTTCCGCACGACGACGATCATGAAAGACCTCCAGCTGGAGGAGAAGTACGGGCTGAAGATGCGGGTCATCGATCCGGTGCACCTCCAGCTCAACTACGACCACACCTCGTTGGGCCTGTGGCGGGATGCCCAGAAGACGGCCGACGAGCTCGCCTATTTCTCCAAGAAGGACGCGGCCTCGCTCAAGGACCTGTACAGCGTCATCCACGCCGCAGTCGACGTCGGGCTGCCGATGATGCAAACCAGCCCGACCCGGCCGGACCCGAAAGCGATCTTCGAGCTGGCCAAGCAGAGCCTGAAGCACCGCTCGGAGTTGTTGGCCGTCGGGCGCTGGATGCGCGCCACCGAGATCGAGGTGCTCGACGAGAACTTCGAGAGCGATCCGATCAAGGCCTGTGTGCTGATCGGCCTGCCCTTCATGTCCTACGACTCGGACTTCTCCGGCTGGTCGTTGATCTACCTCGGCATCATCACCAAGTACGGCGTTGCCATGTTCGAGGGCGGCACCGGGCAGCTCCCACGGGCACTGATGGAGCTGATCACCGAGCATGGCGGCAGCATCCGGTGTAACGCCGAGGTCGAGCAGATGGTGATGCGCGGCGGGCGCTGCGTCGGCGTCCGGCTGCGCAACGGCGAGGAGATCTACGCCCGTCGCGGCGTGCTCACCTCGTTCGCGCCCAAACGGGTGCTGCGCGACATGTTGCCGCCCGGCACGCTGCCGCCGCACCTGGCGAACCGGGTGGCGAACATCCCCACCCGTTCGCGTGGTTTCGCGGACATGAAGCTCGACGTGCTGACCAAGGGTCAGATTCGGATGGACAAGATCAAGGCCAAGCGCAAGGACGACCTCGACCCGAAGCTGCCCGCCAATGGTTACCACGCCTACGAGCAGGTGAAGGCTGCCCAGATCGCCTGTAAGCGCGGGGAGATGCCGCAGCACATACCGGGCCTGGCCCAGATCTCCACGGCGCTGCCGTCGAACGCGCACTTCGCCCCGCCGGGGGGCGACGTCTTCTGGTTCTGGTCGGGCCTCACGCCGAACGATCCGCACATCGGCTGGGACGAGGCGCGCAAGCAGGCCGCGGAGACGATCATCAATCAGAGCGACCACTACTACGAGGGCCTCGAGGACCTACAGATCTTCTCCCGCGTCCGCATGCTCCCGGACATCGAGGAGCGGTTCTTCGCGATGGACGGCTCGGTGTACCACACCGACCCGCTCATCACCCGCTTCGGACCCAACAAGCCGGCCGTCGGCTTCGCCGGGTACTCCACGCCCATCCCCGGGCTGTTCCTCACCGGCTCCGGCACCCATCCGGTCGCCGGCATCAGCGGCATGCCCGGGCAGAACGCCGCGCGGACCATGCTCAAGCTGTTCCGACGCGAGGACCGCAAGGGCCAGGCCAACCATGCCCTGGAGGAGTCCCGCGCCTGGGACGACGTCGAGACCGCCGACAGCTATCGGACGAGCTGACGTTCACTTGAGGCGGTCGACGACCTCGCGCCACAGCGCGGCGTAGGCGCGGCCGGCGGTGCTGCGCGGCGCCCACTGCACCAACGGGGCGCGGCGCAATCCCATCTGCTCAACCGCGGCTGCGGCCGGGATCGCGGTGTCGGCCAACTCGACCCGGCCGCTCGGCGCAGCCTCCACCAGGTCCCGGTGCAGCTTGCGGCGCAGGTCCACCATGGACAAAAAGGCCAGGATCGGCGGCGTGCGGCCCTTGGTCTCCGCGGCGAACGTGGCCAACTGATCCAGCGTGCGCATGGCCAGTGGCGAGGGCTGCACCGGGGCGAGCAGCAGATCCGCGGCGCGGACGATGTTCTCCGAGATCAGCGAGACGCTCGGCGCGCAGTCCATCACCACCAGGTCGTAGTAGTCCTGCATGGTGTCCAGCAGCAGCCCGAGCCGCTTGGTGGGCCGGCGCTGGGCGTCCAGCCACAGGTCCAGGTAGCGATAGGAGAGGTCTGCGGGCAGCAGGTCGAGGTTATTGAAGTCGCTGGCCTTGATCGCGTCGTGCAGGTCGCGTTTCCCGCCCACCAGTGCCTTGCCGCCGCCCTTGACCTTGGGCGCGACGCGGAACAGGAACGTGGCGCCACCCTGTGGATCCAGATCCCAGAGCAGCACCCGGCGGCCCTCGTTGGCGGCCAGCCACGCCAGGTTGGTCGCCGCGGTGGTCTTCCCCACGCCGCCCTTGATGCTGTACGAGGCGAGAACCTTCACCTGCCGGCCACCATGGCCGCGAACCGGGCCTGGTTCTTCTTGGCGTAGAAGCGGGCCCAGGTGGCCGCGAACACGGCGTGCTCATGTTCCTGACGCAGCCTCAGCTCGTGCGCCATCCGACCCATGGCGAGCAGTGTTTCGATCGGTGCCGTGGCGCGCAGCTCCTCGGCGCACTCGCGCACCAGGAACCACTGCGCCTCGGCGTCCTGAAACGCGCCGAGGTTGTCCTGCAGCCGCTTGAGTTCGTCCACAAAGGCCTTGTAGATGGCCTTGTCGTAGAGCCCGCCGAAGAACTCCAGCAGATAGCGCAGTTCCTTGCAGCGCTTGCGCAGGTCGTGCAGGTCCTCGGCGGGGGAGTCCACGGTGATGGCGCGGCCCCGCTTGCCCACCCGGGTCCAGGACCGGTCCAGCAGGTTGTGCGCCACCGTGCCGATCGGGGTGGTGGCCAACTCCCCGCCGGACGCAGGGTGCGCCAGCTCGGCCTGCCAGCCGGCCAACAGCGTGGCGAACCGCTCGGAACGCAGCACCCGGTTCAGTGCGGTGTGCGCGCGCCGGCCCCGGCGTTCCAGCAACGCCCGGAACGGTTGCACGGCAGCGGTGTCGGTGGCATCCAGGCCGGCGCCGAAGTCGAGCAGGTTCACGTCCAGGTCGCGGGACAGCGAGGTGGCGTCCCCGATCCACTTGAGCTCCGCGCCGTAGCGCGTCAGCGTCGCCTCGTTGTACACGCTGCCGGCCATCTTCAGCACCGACCGGGCACGGCGCACGGCCACCCGCAGGTCGTGCAGGAACTCGGTGTCGGACTCGGCCAGGGTGCCCTCGAGGTTGTCCCGGGTGATCTCCTGGAGTTGGCCAAGGGTCTCGGCGAACGCGGCCAGCGCCGGCGTGGTCGCGGTGAACGTGGGCTCCGGCTTGGCCAGATGCCGGCCGGGTTTCACCCCGGCGCTGCGCGCCAACGCGGCGAACACCGAGCCGGTGGCCGGCCGGAGCCCGGCCACGCCGGCCAGCTGAGCGTCGACCTGCCGTGCCTCCCGGTCGTAGCCACGCAGCGGCTGTACCCGGACCCGGCTCACCGAGGTCTGCGCACCGGTGGCGGTGAACGGGCCCTCCACCGCCACCCGGGCCACCGTCTTCTCGACCTCGTCAAGCACCGCCAGCGCGACGGTGCTGCCCTCAGCTGCCAGGCGCGGTAGCAGCGCCCGGATGCCGAGCACCGGCAGGACCTTGTCCTGGATGGGGCCCTCGGGCAGCGTCGCGTTGCTGACCATGCGTCGGGGGGCGGGGGCCTGGCAGAGCACCGTGCCGTCCACGGCGCAGAGCACCAGTCGGTGCCCGGCCCCGCTGCGCTGTTCCAGCAGCAGCCCGGCGCGGAACAGGCTCCAGTCCCAGGTGTCCAGCCAGATCCGGCGCTCGGCCTCGATACGGGCCGGTCCGACCGGTAGTACCTCGGTCACCCGATGCAGCGCGGCCGCGTCGAGGTCGTCGTCGACCGAGAACTCACCGGCCACCTGGCACCTCCTGTACACCAAGCGAACACCACGTGGCGGGCAGACACCGTATCCGGTAAAGGTGAACAGCAGCGGCCCTGCTGGATGCCGGAGTGATGAGCGCGGGAGGATGCCGGGATGAGCCGGCTCGATGCGGTGGAGTTCACCGATCCGGCCTGTTCCTACGCCTGGGGCACCGAGGGAAAGTATCGGCGCTTCCGCCGGCAGTACGCCGGGTTGATTGGCAGCTGGCGCCAGGTGATGTCCGGGATCATGACCGACACCTGGCGCGAACCACTCGGCCTGGCCGAGGACGACGAGAAGGCCCGGGCCGCTCATGAGGCCTACCTGCGCGAGGTCAGCGCGCTGACCGGTATGCCGCACCCCCTGCCCATGCACTACGTGATGGACAACAGCGAGGACGCCTGCCGGGTGGCCATCGCGGCGCGGGCGCAGGGCCCGGCGGTGGCCGAGGCGGTGTTGCGCCGGCTGCGGGAGAGCTGGTTCGTCTGGGGCCGGCCTGCGGACAGTGTCGAGCGTGGACTGGCCGCGGCGGCGGGAGTGCCCGGCTGCGACCTCGAGCGGCTGGCCCGCGATGTGGCCGACCCGGCCACCGAGGTGGCCTACCGCGTGGAGTGGGAAGAATCGCGCCGGCCGAACGAGCATGCGCTCAACGAGCCGGACAAACAGCCCGGACGGGGCGCTGCCCAGCCGCACAACGGCCGGATGCGCTACGGCCTTCCCGCGCTGCTGCTCACCGGCGCGGACGGCCAGGTCACCGTGGCCGGCTGGCGGGACTGGTCGGTGTGGGAACAGGCCGTCGAGCTGGTCTGTCCGGGCGCGGTGGCCGCGGCTCGTCCGCGGCCCACGCCCGCGGAGGCCTTCGCGAGGTGGCCGTTGTTGGCCCGCGCGGAACTTGACGAGTTGTGTGGACCGGGCGCGCAGCCGCCGGCCGATGTGGTGGAGCACCGCTGGCCGGGCGGCGTGATCTGGTTGACCAAGGCG
This Sporichthyaceae bacterium DNA region includes the following protein-coding sequences:
- a CDS encoding DsbA family protein, producing the protein MSRLDAVEFTDPACSYAWGTEGKYRRFRRQYAGLIGSWRQVMSGIMTDTWREPLGLAEDDEKARAAHEAYLREVSALTGMPHPLPMHYVMDNSEDACRVAIAARAQGPAVAEAVLRRLRESWFVWGRPADSVERGLAAAAGVPGCDLERLARDVADPATEVAYRVEWEESRRPNEHALNEPDKQPGRGAAQPHNGRMRYGLPALLLTGADGQVTVAGWRDWSVWEQAVELVCPGAVAAARPRPTPAEAFARWPLLARAELDELCGPGAQPPADVVEHRWPGGVIWLTKAEASTTDALSVMR
- a CDS encoding ParA family protein, whose translation is MKVLASYSIKGGVGKTTAATNLAWLAANEGRRVLLWDLDPQGGATFLFRVAPKVKGGGKALVGGKRDLHDAIKASDFNNLDLLPADLSYRYLDLWLDAQRRPTKRLGLLLDTMQDYYDLVVMDCAPSVSLISENIVRAADLLLAPVQPSPLAMRTLDQLATFAAETKGRTPPILAFLSMVDLRRKLHRDLVEAAPSGRVELADTAIPAAAAVEQMGLRRAPLVQWAPRSTAGRAYAALWREVVDRLK
- a CDS encoding NAD(P)/FAD-dependent oxidoreductase, translating into AYLVKAGLKVQVLEAYKTPGGMTSTTDVEECPGYKVNDASIQPSLFRTTTIMKDLQLEEKYGLKMRVIDPVHLQLNYDHTSLGLWRDAQKTADELAYFSKKDAASLKDLYSVIHAAVDVGLPMMQTSPTRPDPKAIFELAKQSLKHRSELLAVGRWMRATEIEVLDENFESDPIKACVLIGLPFMSYDSDFSGWSLIYLGIITKYGVAMFEGGTGQLPRALMELITEHGGSIRCNAEVEQMVMRGGRCVGVRLRNGEEIYARRGVLTSFAPKRVLRDMLPPGTLPPHLANRVANIPTRSRGFADMKLDVLTKGQIRMDKIKAKRKDDLDPKLPANGYHAYEQVKAAQIACKRGEMPQHIPGLAQISTALPSNAHFAPPGGDVFWFWSGLTPNDPHIGWDEARKQAAETIINQSDHYYEGLEDLQIFSRVRMLPDIEERFFAMDGSVYHTDPLITRFGPNKPAVGFAGYSTPIPGLFLTGSGTHPVAGISGMPGQNAARTMLKLFRREDRKGQANHALEESRAWDDVETADSYRTS
- a CDS encoding CHAD domain-containing protein; the protein is MAGEFSVDDDLDAAALHRVTEVLPVGPARIEAERRIWLDTWDWSLFRAGLLLEQRSGAGHRLVLCAVDGTVLCQAPAPRRMVSNATLPEGPIQDKVLPVLGIRALLPRLAAEGSTVALAVLDEVEKTVARVAVEGPFTATGAQTSVSRVRVQPLRGYDREARQVDAQLAGVAGLRPATGSVFAALARSAGVKPGRHLAKPEPTFTATTPALAAFAETLGQLQEITRDNLEGTLAESDTEFLHDLRVAVRRARSVLKMAGSVYNEATLTRYGAELKWIGDATSLSRDLDVNLLDFGAGLDATDTAAVQPFRALLERRGRRAHTALNRVLRSERFATLLAGWQAELAHPASGGELATTPIGTVAHNLLDRSWTRVGKRGRAITVDSPAEDLHDLRKRCKELRYLLEFFGGLYDKAIYKAFVDELKRLQDNLGAFQDAEAQWFLVRECAEELRATAPIETLLAMGRMAHELRLRQEHEHAVFAATWARFYAKKNQARFAAMVAGR